CGTGGCCCGCTGGATTCGCGAGACCACGGAAGACGCGCTCGCCATCGAAGACGGGGCGCTCTACACGTCGCTGCACCGGCTCGAACGACGCGGTCTCGTGGAGAGCGAGTGGGGAACCACCGCCGAAGGGCGCCGCGTGAAGCAGTACGATCTCACGACAGCGGGACGTCGCGCGCTGCGTGCGCAGGCCGAGCAGTGGCATCGGTACGTGACGGCCGTTGGGCGCGTGCTGCAACCCGCCTGAGGAGCCCGATGCCGCGGCTCCCTGGCCTTCGCCGGCTCTTTCGCCACGTCGACTCGGTCGACCGCGTGCAGCGCGACGTCGACGACGAGATCGCCTTTCACCTCGACGCCGTGACCGCGGAACTGGTGGCCGGCGGCCTCGACGAGGGAGCGGCGCGGCGCGAGGCCGAACGTCGGTTCGGGCCGGTCGACCAGCACCGCTCCTCGCTCAAGAGCGAAGGGCGCGAGCGCCTGACCCGTGCTCGGTGGCGCACGGCGCTCGATGAGCTGCGGAGCGACCTGGGCTACGCGGTGCGCGGCCTGGTGCGCGAGCCACTGTTCGCCCTCGGCGCGATCTTCACGCTGGCCATCGGTATCGCGGCGAACAGCACCATGTTCAGCGTCATCGACCGGTTGCTGCTGCGTGCGCCGCCGCACGTGCGCGATACCCCGGAGATGTCGCTGGTGTACTTCACGCGGCCCGAGGGCTCGGGTCGCGCGTTCACGAGGAACAACACATCGTGGCCCGACTTTGCGGCGCTGCGCGACAGTTCCGGCGCGGTGAAGGACGCCGCCGCCTACTTTCTCGCCGAGGGCTCGCTCGACCAGGGGCCCGCTGCCCGCAAGGTGAGCCTCGGGCTGGCGACCGGGAACTTCTTCAACCTCCTCGGCGCGTCACCGGCGCTTGGCCGGTGGTTCACCCCGGCCGAAGACGACCCTGCGGCCACCGAACCGGCCGTGGTGCTCGCGGACGCGTTGTGGCGCGGACAGTTCAACGCGGACCCGGCGGTGCTTGGCCGCGCCGTTCGTCTCGACGGTCGCATGCACACCGTGGTTGGGGTGGCGCCGCCAGGATTTCACGGCCCGCAATCGCTGCGGGTGGACGCGTGGATCCCGATCCGCACGGCGGCTGGTCGCACGATCGGCGCCGACTTCGAGACGTCGCGCAACTGGTTCTGGATCAAGGTGGTGGCCGAGCGCCGTGCCGACGTCCCGCTGACCATGGCCGCCGAGCGCGCGACACTGGTGCATCAGCGCGCCAATCGGGAGTCCAAACAGAGCGATTCGTTGGCGCGGGTGGTGTTCGCGTCCATGGTGCCGGCGCGCGGGGCGGGCGTCGAGCGCACGCCGGGCATCGAGCAGGGCGGTCGCGCTGGATTCACGCCGCAAGGCCGCATTGCGGCCTGGTTGGGCGGCGTGGCGGCGGTCGTGCTCCTCATCGTGTGCGCTAACCTCGCCAACCTGCTGCTCTCGCGCGCCAGCCGCCGGCGGCGGGAGATCGCGGTGCGCCTCGCCATGGGCGTACGGCGCGGGCGACTCGTCAGGCAGTTGCTGAGCGAGACGCTGCTCCTGTCCCTCGCCAGCGGGTCGGTCGGCCTGCTGCTGGCATGGTGGGGCAGTGCGTTCATGCGACGCACGTTCCTGGCAGAGATGGCGTGGGACTCCGCGGCGATCGATGCACGCGTGGTGGCGTTCACGCTGTGCGCGTGCCTGGTTACGGTCGTCATGGCCGGCCTGGCACCGGCGCTGGTCGCGAGCCGGC
The Gemmatimonadaceae bacterium DNA segment above includes these coding regions:
- a CDS encoding ABC transporter permease → MPRLPGLRRLFRHVDSVDRVQRDVDDEIAFHLDAVTAELVAGGLDEGAARREAERRFGPVDQHRSSLKSEGRERLTRARWRTALDELRSDLGYAVRGLVREPLFALGAIFTLAIGIAANSTMFSVIDRLLLRAPPHVRDTPEMSLVYFTRPEGSGRAFTRNNTSWPDFAALRDSSGAVKDAAAYFLAEGSLDQGPAARKVSLGLATGNFFNLLGASPALGRWFTPAEDDPAATEPAVVLADALWRGQFNADPAVLGRAVRLDGRMHTVVGVAPPGFHGPQSLRVDAWIPIRTAAGRTIGADFETSRNWFWIKVVAERRADVPLTMAAERATLVHQRANRESKQSDSLARVVFASMVPARGAGVERTPGIEQGGRAGFTPQGRIAAWLGGVAAVVLLIVCANLANLLLSRASRRRREIAVRLAMGVRRGRLVRQLLSETLLLSLASGSVGLLLAWWGSAFMRRTFLAEMAWDSAAIDARVVAFTLCACLVTVVMAGLAPALVASRQDLTTALKAGTRGGGHRRTTLQRALLVAQAALSVVLLVGAGLFVRSLRNVASVHLGYDASKVLVADVDLGPVFAGANRDSVDVEVDRFWAEALERVGHLPGVASAALGVTTPFASSWASDFKLPGRDSLPELRGEGPYVNSVSPAFLATLGTRVTRGRGFLPTDVKGAEPVGVINEEMATRLWPGQNPIGQCMKVGGDSVPCTTVVGVMENSFRDNLREETVPQYLVVLGQATWQQPTWRSLFVRTNGDPAVVAALVRERLQTQRPDLPYAHVRTLRSIIEPEIEPWQLGATMFGVFGGLALLVAAIGLYAVVAYDVSQRWHELGVRSALGARPGQLRGLIVGDGVRHAMVGLVIGGVVAWAFAPLASGMLYRVAPRDPVTYSIVAGVLLGAAAVACLLPARRAARVAPADVLRGD
- a CDS encoding PadR family transcriptional regulator; this translates as MAADQMPLLQGTLDVLVLKTLTWGPNHGYGVARWIRETTEDALAIEDGALYTSLHRLERRGLVESEWGTTAEGRRVKQYDLTTAGRRALRAQAEQWHRYVTAVGRVLQPA